The Eggerthella guodeyinii sequence TTCAAGCGCCCCGAGGGGTTCTTCGTCGGGCAGCTCGTCCAGGAGGCGGGCCTGCGCGGCTACCGGGTGGGCGGCGCGCAGGTGTCGGAGAAGCACACGGGCTTCGTGGTGAACGCGGGCGGCGCCACGGCCGCCGACGTGCGCCGGCTCATCGCCGACGTGCAGGAGTGCGTGCACGCGAGCGCCGGCGTGCGCCTCGAGCCCGAAGTGCGCATGTGGGGCTTCGAGGAGTAGGCCGCCGGCCGACGGCCGCGACGGCGTCTGTCGCAATGTCTCGCGATAAGCGAACAAGTGTTTCACATGAAACACTTGTTCGCTGGTAGTTCGGCGCGGAGTTGGGTGCGGGGGTGCGGGCGCCGCGGCTCGCGGGTGCAGGCGCGGCGGCTTTGCGGGCGCGGGCGCTCTGGGGCGCCGGGGTGCGGCGGCTCGCGGGTGCGCCGGGGCGCGGGCGCTCTGGGGCGCGGAGGCTTGCGGGTGCGGGCGCGCCGGGGCGCCGGGAGCGGGGCGGGGTCGGTCTCGCGGGTGCGGGGTGCCGTGCTGCCGCGCGTCGGCGCTGTGTGCGGGATGGGGTTCGGCCGCCGTCTTGGCGGGCGGCGTTGCTTGCGGACGGGCCGGCGCGCGGCGCGCCGATCCGCGGCGGGCACGCCGTGCGATCGGCGTTGCGGGAGGCGCGCTGGTTCCGACCGGCTCGGCAGGAGGCGCGCTGGTGCCGGACGGAGCGCCGGGCCGCGGGGGCGCCGCGCGGGAATACCCGCTTGCGCGACGCCCTCCTGAAATGTTACTATTGGTATAACATTTAGTGACGAGGGGGCTTCTGCATGATCGATCGGGCGTTGTTCGCGCTGGAGGGCATCCGCGGGGCGCTTGCGGCGCTGGTGGCGCTCGCGACGGCTCGCGCGCTGCTCGCGGTCGGGCAGGCGTGGGCGCTGGCCAGCGCCGTCGTGCATCTGTGGGAGGGCGCGCCGCTCGCCGACCAAGGGCTGCTCGTCGCCCTGTTCTTCGCCTGCTTCGTGGGCGGCCAAGGCGTGCGCTACGTCCAGGACGCCTACCTCGACCGCTACGCCTACGCGCGCATCGACGACCTGCGCCGCAAGCTATTGCAGGCGGTGTTCGGCCAGGGCGCGCGCATCGTGCAGGAGACGGGCACCGGCAGCGTCACCGCGCTCGTGCTCGAAGGCGTCGACCAGGTGGAGACGTACCTGCGCCTCATCCTGCCGAAGATCGTGTGCGTGGTGGTCGTGCCGTTCGTCGTGCTCGCGTGCGTGTTCCCGGTCGACTGGGTGTCGGGCCTCATCATGCTCGTGATGTACCCGGTCATCGTGTTCTACATGGGGCTCGTCGGCGCCACGGCGAAGGCGGCCGCGTCGCTGCAGCACGAGGAGTACCAGCGCCTGTCCAACCACTTCATCGACTCGATGCGCGGCATCGACACGCTCAAGCTGCTCGGCCGGGGCAAGAGCCACGGCGCGCGCATCTTCGAGGTGAGCGAGCGCTTCCGAGAGGCCACGGTGAAGACGCTGCGCATCGCCACGCTGTCCGGCTCGGTGCTCGACCTCATCTCCACGCTGTCGCTGGCGGCCGTGGCCATCATGCTGGGGTTCCGCCTGGTGGACGGCTCGATCGCCTTCTTCCCGGCGCTGTTCGTGCTCGTGCTGGTGCCCGAGTACTTCAAGCCCATCCGCGAGTTCGCGAGCGACTACCACGCCTCGCTCGACGGCAAGAACGCGCTGGCCTCCATCCAGGCGATCATCGCGTCGGCGGCGGTCGGGGAGGGCGAGCGGGCGGCGGGCGACGTCCCCGCGTGGAGCGAGGAGGCCGTCCTCGAGCTCGACGGCGTGGGCTTCTCGTACCCCGAGCACGAGGCGCTCGCGGGCGTCACCTTCGCGGCGCGCGGCTTCGCGCGCATCGGCGTGATCGGCGCGAGCGGCTCGGGGAAGAGCACGCTCGTGAACCTGCTGGGCGGCTTCTCCGCGCCGAGCGCGGGCACGGTGCGCGCGTCGGGGCGGACGCTGGCCGACCTGCGCGATCCCTCGTGGCAGCGCCAGGTGCTCTACATCCCGCAGGATCCCTACCTGTTCCACGCCACGCTGCGCGAGAACATCGCGTTCTACCGTCCCGACGCCGGCGACGAGGACGTCGAGCGGGCCGTGCGCGTCGTGGGGCTGGAGGATCTCGTGGCCGAGCTGCCCGAGGGCCTGGAAACGCTCGTGGGCGAAGGCGCCCGCGCGCTGTCGGGCGGCCAGGCGCAGCGCATCGCGCTCGCCCGCGCGCTGCTCGACCGCTCGCGGCGCATCCTGCTGTTCGACGAGCCCACGGCCCATCTCGACATCGAGACGGAGTTGGAGCTGAAAGAGCGCATGCTGCCGCTCATGGAGGGCCGCCTCGTGTTCTTCGCCACGCACCGGCTGCACTGGGTGCACGACATGGACGCGGTGCTGGTCATGGAGGACGGGCGCGCGGTCGAGTTCGGCGCGCCCTCTGAGCTCGCCGCCCGCGGCGGCGCCTACGCGCGCCTGGCGGCGCAGGCGGAAGGGGGCCCGCGATGAGCCGCGAGGAGAGCCTGGCGGGCGCGCTGCGCCGCGACGCCTGGGTGAAGCCGTTCTTCTTCCGCTACCGCAAGGCGCTTGCGCTGGCGCTGCTGCTGGGCGTGCTGACGTTCGGGTTCGCCTCGGCGCTGATGGTGACCTCGGGCTACCTCGTGAGCGCGTCGGCCGTGGCCGAGACCATCCTGTTTCTGCACCTGCCGCTCATCTTCGTGCGCATCTTCGGCGTGGGCAAGCCCATCCTGCAATACCTCGAGCGCCTGACCAGCCACGACTGGGTGCTTCGCATGACGAGCGGCCTCAGGCTCAAGCTGTACGGAGCCCTCGAGCGCGACGCGGTATTCTTCCGCGCCACGCACCGCACGGGCGACGTGCTGGGCCTGCTGGCCGAGGACATCGGGCACATCCAGAACCTGTACCTGCGCACCGTGTTCCCCACGGTGGTGGCGTGGCTGCTCTACGTCGTCCTCATCGCGTGCCTGGGCTGGTTCTCGCTCTGGCTCGCGCTGGCCATGCTGCTGGTGCTGGGCGTAGCGGTGTTCCTCGTGCCGCTCGTGTCGGTGCTGGCCAACGCGGCGCGCCAGGCCCGCCACAAGCAGATGAAGAACGAGCTGTACGCCGAGCTGGCCGACAACGTGCTGGGCGTGTCGGACTGGGTGTTCGCCGGTCGGGGCGACGAGTACCTCACGCGCCACAAGGAGCGCGAACGACGGATGCGCGCCGTCCAGGAGCGCATGGAGCGCTTCGGGCGCCGCCGCGACCTCGTGCTGCAGGCCCTGTTCGGCCTGTGCGCCGTGCTGCTGCTGGTGTGGGCGGGCGGCCGCTTCGGGCCGGAGGGCGGCGACGCCGCCAACTGGATCGCCGCGTTCGTGCTGGGCTTCTTCCCGCTCATCGACGCGTTCGCGCCGCTGTCGTCGGCGGCCGTGGAGGCCGGCGCCTACCGTGACTCCATCGCGCGCCTGAACGACCTGCCCGAGCCCCGCGAGGACGCCGCGCCCGCGCGCGAGCCGCGCGCGCCCTTCGACGTGCGCGTCGAGCATGCGGCGTACCGCTATCCCGGCGCCGAGCGCGATGTGTTGAGCGACGTGAGCCTGACGGTGCCGCAGGGCCAGCGCGTCGCCGTGCTGGGCCGCAGCGGCGCGGGCAAGTCCACGCTGGCCTCGCTCGTGCGCGGCGACGTGCGGCCGAGCGCGGGCAGCGTGACGCTGGGCGGCGCGCCGACGGCCGAGCTCGGCGACGAGGCGGCGCGGTGGATCGGCGTGATCCAGCAGCGCACGTACCTGTTCAACATGACGCTCGCTGACAACCTGCGCCTCGGGCGCGAGGACGCCACCGACGAGGAGATGTGGGACGCGCTCGACAAGGTGGGGCTGCGCCCGCTGGTCGAGCGGCTTGACCGGGGCCTCGACACGATGGTGGACGAGGCGGGCCTGCGCTTCTCGGGCGGCGAGCGCCACCGCATCGCGCTCGCGCGCGTGCTGCTGCAGGACGTCCCCGTGGTCGTCCTCGACGAGCCCACGGTGGGCCTCGACCCCCTCACCGAGCGCGCGCTGCTGGACACCCTGTTCGAGGCGCTGGCGGGCAAGACGGTGATCATGATCACCCACCACCTGGCCGGCGTGGGCGCCCTGGATCGCGTCGTGTTCGTGGAGGACGGCCGCATCGCGCTCGACGGCTCCCCGGACGAGCTCGCGCGCACGAGCGCGCGCTACCGCCGCCTGCTCGCCTTCGACCGCGGCGAGGCGGCGCGGTAGCGGCACGCGGGCCGCTCGGCGAGCGCGCAGCAGGGCGGTCGCGTCCTCGGGCGCGAGCGCGCACGGTCGAGCGCTTCGTCGAAGAACTCGCACGACGTGCGATGGTCGGGGCGCCTCCTGTTCCTGCGTGAATCCCTCCCCGTTTCCGCGCAGTTCTCATCCAAATGGTGCGGTTTTGCGCTCCGGGGCGCGACGCAGGGCAGCGCGGTTGAAGGCGACCTGGGGAAACGCTTCCGATCGGGAAGGCGTGGGGCTGCAAGGGCCCGCAGCCCCGTTCGGAGGAGGCGACCCGTCGGGGATCGTTCGCCGAACGGGATGCAGAACAAATGTTTCACGTGAAACATTTGTCGCAGGGCGATGCGACCAGGTGCCGCGGGGTTTTCCCGCGTGTCGGCGCCGCTCGGCGCGCTGTTGTATTTACAACGGATGTCGTCGCGCCTGTGCGGTATGGTTCCCCTGACACGAAAAGGCGGGGAACGAGGAAACGGGGCATCCATGAGGAAAACGGTGAGGCTTGGGCGCGTCCTTGCGAGCTGCGCCGTCCTCGCGTTCGCGTGCGCGCTCGGCCTGGCGGCCTGCGCCGCCGCGCCGAGCGACGGCGCGCCCGCCGCGGCGGGCGCGACCGCGAGCGCCGCGCGCCAGGCCGGCGACGAGGCGCTTCCGGAGCTCGACGGCGCGTTCGCCTACACGCTCGTGGAAGTGGTGTCGAAGGACGCCGCCGCGGGCAGCCTGGAGGTCCGCGCGCTGCCCTGGGACCTCGACGGCGCGTTCGCGAAGAGCGGCCTCGCGGCGGGGGAGACCGGCACCGTGTCGTGCGCGCAGCTCGTGCTGTTCCCGGCCGGCATCCCCGACGGCCACGCCGTGGTGGTGGCCAGCCCGGCCGCCGACGCCGGCTCGTTCCTCCTCGTGGCGTGCTCCATCGAGAAGCCTGCCTGGTTCGAGGCCCGGCTCGCGCGCCTCGACAACGCCTGACCCCGAGAGAAGAGGCCCCTCATGCTTCCGTTCGTCCCCGCGTTCGTCCCCAACCTGCTGCAGGCCGCTCCGTTTGCGCTGGCCTTCGCCCTGCTGTGCGCGAAGCCGCTGCGGCTCCATCCCGGGCCGTTCTACCTGGCGTGGGCGGTCGCGTGCGCGCTGGTCGCCTGGTTCGACCCCGTCTTCGCGTCGCCCGTGCTCGACGCGGCCGTGCAGCTGGTCACGTCGGCCTACACGGGCGTCTGCCTCTACTTCATCGTGATGTTCGCGGGCGCGCTCGACCGCACGCCGTGGGTCAAGCGCCTGCTGTCCGTCCGCTCGGAGCTGTCCGTCATCGGCGGCATCGTCATCGCGGCGCACCTCGTGCGCGTCGTCGGGTTCCTCGCGCTGTCGCTGACGCCGATGTGGGAGCGCGTGTGGGGCCAGCCGGCGGCCTCCGTCATGTTCGCGGCGGCGGTGATCGTGGGCGTGCCGCTGACGCTGACGTTCCTCGTGCCGTGGATCACCTCGTTCAAGGTTGTGCGCAAGCGCCTGTCGGCGAAGGCGTGGAAGCGCACGCAGCTGCTGGCGTACCCGTTCGTCATCCTTATGGCGGCGCAGGGGTTCCTGCTGGCGGTGGGGCACGCGCTGTACGGCTACCCCTACGACGGGCTCGCTCTGACGGCGGCGTTCGCGACCGACCCCGCGGGCTGGCTCGCGTCCTTCGCCGGGCAGGTGGCCACCGCGTGGCTGTACCTGGCGCTCGGCGTGGGCTACGTCGTGCTGCGCCTGCGCAAGCGCGCGCGGGACAGGGCGCGCCGAGCGGCCGCGCTCGTCGGGTAGGCGCCGCGGCCTTCGCATCTGATGATTCTTCGATCTTCGCGCCGCTCGGGCCGAGCTTCCGCTATCCTGAACGTTCGCGATAATTCCGGACAAGCAGAGCGATAAAGAGGCTTCATGAAGATCAACCATGCGATCCTGCACGTTTTCGACTTCGTGTCGTGCGTCAACGTGTATTCCCAGGAGGAGCTCGACCTTTCGAGCAAGAACGCCAAGCGCTACGTGACGAGCCACGCGAAGAAGGCGCTCGGCAACATGGACAGCAAGCGCGGCGAGTTCGCCGAGAACAGCATGTTCGCCGAGGAGCTGCGCAGCTACTTCCGCGGCCAGCGGGAATTCATCGACCTGTCCGTCCAGGTGGCCGAGTACATCGTCGGCGAGCTGGGGCGCATGGAGAAGACCGAGTCCGCCGACCTGCTGGTGCTCGACTTCGAGGACGACCCCGACAACACGGTGCGGGAGATGACCGACGAGGAGGCCGAGGCCGCCTACGAGGCGCGCGGCAAGCGCTACTTCGCGTTCATGCTGCTGGAGGCCAAGCAGGCCTACATGCACGAGGTGGGCTACGGCGAGAGCGGCGCGCAGAGAAACGACATCGCGCGCCACCACGCCATCCTGCCGAACCCCTCGCAGAAGGTGCCGTCGTTCGCGGTCATCGAGTCGAAGACGCTGTCGGTGTCGTTTTGCGACAAGGAGCGCACCATCGCCGGCGAGAACCGCTGGCTCATCCCGGACGGCCTGCTGCAGTGCTCGATGGAGGCGTCGAGCAAGGAGGTGTTCGACACGGTGACGCGCCTCGTTGAGGAGGTGGCCGAGGAGTACGGCGCCAACACGGCCGTGGCGGTGTCGAAGGCGAAGAGCTACGTGGCCGAGAACGCCGCGGAGTCCGACGAGCTGGCCCCGTGGGACCTCGGCGAAGAGGTGTTCGACGACGAGCCGCTGCAGAGGCGCTTCGAGGAGGCGCTGGCCGAGGAGGCGCTGCCCGAGCGCGTGGTGGTGGAGAAGAACGTGGCCAAGCGCGTGGCGAAGAACCACAAGATCCGCACCGACACGGGCATCGACATCACGTTCCCGGCCGAGTACGGCGAGAACCCCGAGTTCATCGAGTTCGTGAGCGGCCCGAACGGCCTCATCAACATCGAGCTCAAGAACATCGGCCGCATCGAGAACCGTTAGCGCAGCGAGCGCGACGAGAACAGGAGCATACCCATGGCAGAATTCATCTACCAGATGTACCAGGCGCGCAAGGCGCACGGCGACAAGGTCATCCTCGACGACGTGTCGCTGTCGTTCTACCCCGGCGCGAAGATCGGCGTGGTGGGCCCGAACGGCATGGGCAAGTCGACGCTGCTCAAGATCATGGCGGGCATCGAAGAGGTGTCGAACGGCGACGCGCGCCTCTCGCCCGGCTACACGGTGGGCATCCTGCAGCAGGAGCCGCCGCTCGACGACGACTTGACGGTCATCGAGAACATCGAGCAGGCGTTCGGCGAGGTCAAGGCCAAGATCGACCGCTTCAACAAGATCGGCGAGGAAATGGCCGAGCCCGACGCCGACTTCGACGCGCTCATGGCTGAGATGGGCGAGCTGCAAGACGCCATCGATGCCGCGAACGGGTGGGACCTCGACAGCCAGCTGTCGCAGGCCATGGACGCGCTGCAGTGCCCCGACCCCGACATGCAGGTGAGCGTGCTGTCCGGCGGCGAGCGGCGCCGCGTGGCGCTGTGCAAGCTGCTGCTGCAGGCCCCCGACCTGCTGCTGCTCGACGAGCCCACCAACCACCTCGACGCCGAGTCGGTGCTGTGGCTCGAGCAGTTCCTGCGCACGTACCCCGGCGCGGTGCTGGCCGTCACGCACGACCGCTACTTCCTCGACAACGTGGCCGAGTGGATCTGCGAGGTGGACCGCGGCCAGCTCTTCCCCTACAAGGGCAACTACTCCACGTACCTCGAGACGAAGGCCGCCCGCCTGGAGGGCCAGGGCCAGCGCGAGGACAAGCTGGCGAAGCGCCTGCGCTCCGAGCTGGAGTGGGTGCGCTCGAGCCCCAAGGCGCGCCAGGCCAAGAGCAAGGCCCGCATCGAGCGCTACGAGCAGATGGCGGCCGAGGCGCGCTCGTTCGAGAAGACGAGCGTGTCCGACATCACCATTCCCGTGCCGCCGCGTTTGGGCGCGAAGGTGATCGAGGCGAAGCACCTGCACAAGGCGTTCGGCGACCGCGTGCTCATCGACGACCTGTCCTTCACGCTGCCGCAGGGCGGCATCGTGGGCGTGATCGGCCCGAACGGCGTGGGCAAGACCACGCTGTTCAAAACCATCGTGGGGCTCGAGCCCCTCTCGGGCGGCGAACTGGAGATCGGCGAGTCCGTGAGCATCTCCTACGTCGACCAGAACCGCGAGGGCATCGACCCGAACAAGAAGCTGTGGGAGGTCGTGTCCGACGGCCTCGACTTCATGAAGGTGGGCGACCAGGAGATCCCCAGCCGCGCCTACGTGGCCAGCTTCGGCTTCAAGGGCCCCGACCAGCAGAAGCCGGCCGGCGTGCTGTCGGGCGGCGAGCGCAACCGCCTGAACCTGGCGCTCACGCTCAAGCAGGGCGGCAACCTCCTGCTGCTCGACGAGCCCACGAACGACCTCGACGTGGAGACGCTCGAGAGCCTGGAGGAGGCGCTGCTGGCGTTCTCGGGCTGCGCCGTGGTGGTCAGCCACGACCGCTGGTTCCTCGACCGCATCGCCACGCACATCCTGGCGTGGGAGGGCACCGACGAGAACCCGGGCACCTGGCACTGGTTCGAGGGCAACTTCGAGTCCTACCAGAAGAACCGCATCGAGCGCCTCGGCGAGGAGGCCGCCAAGCCCCACCGCGTCCACCGCAAGCTCACCCGCAACTAGCGCATCGCGCAGCGAGGCCCCGGGATCCCGGGGCCTCGCTGCGTTTCGGGGCGGGCGCGCTACCAGCGCTTGAGCGTGGGCAGCAGCGCGCCCATGAACGACACGGCCTCGTCGCGCGTGATGTGGCACGTCTCGGCCATGCCCGGGGCGCAGCGCTCGATGAGCTCCTCGAGCGTCTCGTCCCGGATGAACGAGCCGTCCGCGTAGCACCACGAGCAGAACTCGCCCGACGGCGAGCCGTCCGCTTCGGTGCCGTGGTCCTTCTCCTGGAAGAACGGCATGCCGCAGCTTTGGCAGAAGTCGCCGTCGGGCATCTCCAGCAGCAGGGTGACGGGCACGTCGCAGGTGGCGGCGATGAGCTTGCACATGTCGATGCCGGGCGAGGTCTCGCCGTTCTCCCAGCGCGAGACGGCCTGGCGGGTGACGAAGAGCTTGCGCGCAAGCTCCTCTTGGGTGAGGTTCCGCTCCTTGCGGATGCGGATGAGGGCGTCTCCGATGGCCACGGGGGCTCCTTTCGTCGGGCTGATGCGGTGCGACCATTGAACCATGCGAGCGCGCCTGCCGTAAAGAAACAAAGCGTTGCGTCGCCCGCTCGCGGGCGTTTGCAGGTATGATGTCACGACGAGACGGTGGAGCCTGTCGGACGGCCGCGCGGCCGAGAAGGAGATGAGAGATGTACGTAGTCTGCCTGGATTTGGAAGGCGTGCTGGTGCCGGAGATCTGGATCGCGTTCGCGGAGGAGGCCGGCATCCCCGAGCTCAAGCGCACGACGCGCGACGAGCCCGATTACGGCAAGCTCATGAACTACCGCCTGGACATCCTCAGGCAGCATGGCCTGGGCCTCGAGGAGATCCAGCAGACCATCGCGCGCATCGACCCGCTGCCGGGCGCGAAGGAGTTTCTCGACGAGCTGCGCGCCACGACGCAGGCCATCATCATCAGCGACACGTTCACCCAGTTCGCCCAGCCCCTCATGGAGAAGCTGGGCTGGCCGACCATCTTCTGCAACGAGCTGGAGGTGGCCGACGACGGGTCCATCAGCGGGTTCCGCATGCGCTGCCCGGAGTCGAAGCTCACCACGGTGCGCGCGCTGCAGTCGTGCGGCTTCGACACCGTGGCGGCGGGCGACAGCCACAACGACCTGGGGATGATCCGCGCCAGCAAGGCGGGCTTCCTGTTCAAGAGCCCCGACTCCATCAAGCAGGACAACCCCGACCTGCCGGCCTACGAGGAGTACGACGAGCTCATGGCCGCCATCGCAGGGGCCCTGGCGTAGCGAACGGGCCGACGATCTTCGGCCGAGGGAATCTATGGGCCCCAGGTGGGGCCCTGGAATGATGTCGGCTACAGGCTAGCGCTCCGGTTGCCGGGGGAGCGCCGTGCCGTGCGGGCGCTCGCGGGCGGCCGAGCGCAACGCGGCGACGACGCTCGCCGCGACGGTTTCCGCTATGCCGGAGGCGAGGAGGGTCTGGACGAGATTGGCGTTGTCGGGAAGGTAACCGTCGTCGCCCATGAGTTCCAGCATGCCGCCCAAGGCGAAGCGGACCGTCGCCATCGTCTCGGCGCTCAAGTCCGATGCCTCGATGTCGAACAGATCGAACCAGGCGTCCAGGATCAGGTGCTTGAGGACGACCGTGAGCTTTCGCGAGCCGTGCTTTCCGGCTACGAGCCCGATTCGGTACGTTCGTTTCGAAAAGTCCGGCCTGCTTGCCAGGGCGGCCAGCTGGGCGCTGCTCGGCCCGTTCTCCATCTCGCCGCTCAGCAGGAGCATGCGGGCCATCTCGCGCAGGAGCGTGTGGTCGATGGCCTGGGCCGCCAGAGCGTGCAATCCCTCGAAGTGGTAGTAGAACGCGTTCTTGTTGACCTGCGCGCGCTTCGCGATGTCCCCAACGGTGATCTGATCGTACGGTTTTTCGGCGAGGGCGTCCCAAAACGCCTCTTCCATGCGCTCGACGGCGCTGGGCCCCTCCTGGTCTTTGCGCGGACGCGGCATTCCTTCACCTCAAAACTAGCCAATGAGTACAATATCAACCATTTTTATTAGACACAGCAACCAATAAAATAGCATCCTGAGGATAAGCGATGCTGCGGGTCCGGTCAAGCGTCCGCAGCGCATTCGAAAGGAGGCTTCCGATGCTCGAGAAGCTCGGGAACAAGAAGTACGCGGTGCCGTTGGCGATCGGCATCGTGGTGTCGTGCGTCATGTCGATCATGTTCTTTCCCATGGCAAACATGGAGATGAAGGAGCTGCCGTTCGCCGTGCTCTCGCTCGACGAGGGCGTGGAGACGCCGCAGGGCACGGTGAGCGCCGGCGACGCGATCGTCGAGAGCATCGTGTCCGCGACGGCGGCGGGTGACGGGGAGGATTCGCCCATCGCCTGGACGCGGGTGGGAAGCCAGGAGGAGCTGGACGAGGCGCTCGAGAACGGGGAGTTCTACGGCGCGCTCGTCGTGCCGGCCGATTTCAGCGCCCGCCAGGCCGCGGCGAAGCAGGCCGAGACGCAGGAGCTGATGGCCCAGGCCCAGGCGCTCATGGCCGCGCAGGCGCAGGGAAGGGGCGCCGCCGTCCCGGGCGAGGCCGCGGCGTCGGCCGCGTCCCCGGCCGCCGCCCAGGGTGCCGCCGCCGAGGCCGAAGGGGTCGAGGCCCCCGCGCTCAAGGTGATCCTCGACAAGGCGAAGAGCCCGCTCGTGGCAGGTCAGATGGGGACGAGCATCTCCTCGATGTTCCAACAGCTGGGCGTCGAGGTTGAAACCGAGACGATTCATACGGGAGCCACGGCTTCCGCAGGCGACGGTGCCGCCGCGGCCAACCCCATGGCCGGCATGATGTCGCTCCAGCTTTCCATCATGCCCCTGTTCATGGTCTCGGTGCTGACGGCCCTCGTCTTGAGCCGCGTGTTCAAGAAGCGGCCCGGCGCGCCGCGCTCCGAGCGGTGGAAGTCCGTCGGGCTGCAGGCGGCCTACGCTGTCGCGGCATCGCTCGTCGCGAGCCTGTGCGTGTACTGCATCCTGCTGTGGATCGAGGGAATCGAGGCTCCCATGATGGACTTCGTGCTGTTCCTGTGGCTCGCCAGCTTCTGCGTGATGCTGCTGTTCATCGGAGCGTTCAACGTCTCCACGGCGCTCGGCGGGCTGGTGGTGATCGCGGGATTCGCCTTCGGCATGATGACGGGGACGCTGCCCTTCGAGGTCCTGCCGGCGTTCTGGCAGGACTGGGTGTACCCGTGGGCCCCGCAGCGCTTCATAGGCGAGGGCGTGCGCGCCGTCCTGTTCCTCGAGGAGGGGGCTTGGAATGCGGGCAGCCTGCCGCTGCTGGTCATAGGCGCGGTGGGTGCCGTGTTGGCCTGCATCGCCGCCCTCGTGCCGGGCGGGAAGGCCGCGAAGGGGGGAGCCGCCGCCTAGGCGCGCGCTTCGGGGGCCGCGAGGAAGGGGGCGGGCTTCGGCGCGCCCCCTTCC is a genomic window containing:
- a CDS encoding DUF3533 domain-containing protein: MLEKLGNKKYAVPLAIGIVVSCVMSIMFFPMANMEMKELPFAVLSLDEGVETPQGTVSAGDAIVESIVSATAAGDGEDSPIAWTRVGSQEELDEALENGEFYGALVVPADFSARQAAAKQAETQELMAQAQALMAAQAQGRGAAVPGEAAASAASPAAAQGAAAEAEGVEAPALKVILDKAKSPLVAGQMGTSISSMFQQLGVEVETETIHTGATASAGDGAAAANPMAGMMSLQLSIMPLFMVSVLTALVLSRVFKKRPGAPRSERWKSVGLQAAYAVAASLVASLCVYCILLWIEGIEAPMMDFVLFLWLASFCVMLLFIGAFNVSTALGGLVVIAGFAFGMMTGTLPFEVLPAFWQDWVYPWAPQRFIGEGVRAVLFLEEGAWNAGSLPLLVIGAVGAVLACIAALVPGGKAAKGGAAA